CGAAGCCTTTGCGGCCGACGCTACGATGCCACGCTTTATGCTCATAGCCGCGGAGATGTCGCTGCGCGATGAGCCGATCCGCCAGATGTTGCTGGAGTTGCAGGAGGCTTATATCGAGCGCCTCACCGCGATTCTGGAACGCGCCATCGCCGACGGGCACCTGCGTCAGATCGACGCGCGGGCCACAGCCATCGCGCTTAAGTCGCTGGTCGATGGCGTCCAGGCCGCCTACGCGGTCGGCTACGAGCCCAACCGCGATCGCCTGGTCGAGGCGACGTTTGCGTTGATCGGCAACGGGCTTGC
The sequence above is drawn from the Lujinxingia sediminis genome and encodes:
- a CDS encoding TetR/AcrR family transcriptional regulator — translated: MTKHKSPDERADQILAAARACFLERGYFATKMDDIARAAKLSKGGVYFHFPSKREIFRALVQAEFDRATAFMDQVVDEEGDLLAQLLRLGDHFVEAFAADATMPRFMLIAAEMSLRDEPIRQMLLELQEAYIERLTAILERAIADGHLRQIDARATAIALKSLVDGVQAAYAVGYEPNRDRLVEATFALIGNGLAPR